A single region of the Pogoniulus pusillus isolate bPogPus1 chromosome Z, bPogPus1.pri, whole genome shotgun sequence genome encodes:
- the LOC135192998 gene encoding transcription factor JunD-like, translated as MSEHILCRVHSPGSLESLTLHTCAALCPFVTGAAQEHLLSTAARRGPCSLCSRGTHAVAGASSGNAHGNPLVPSEAPGSASSPVPQSRGEFSERSSAGSQQTLNRSNTGKPFRASLAGGEKSAETGRGGGEAVAGRAVGGPGAWCVAGSTGRQLSPRRQRRAAGSADEVPSAARSATEPPLPAGEDGSMSGGRSARSAVKMEAPFYPEEGLELLPDFVALPGFGTAGGPGADAAAAAAGQKLLLGAGKKRDLGATTPAPLPGPFTLRPPASARGSAAALRLLPPPAAAAPPPATGSAEPAAGGGAAAATARSGPEAALGSAAELPLLKLPPAADLEQLLIQGGAGLGSGSPGPAAPGTGSGGAAAAGPFLYRQPVTQEQEGFADGFVKALADLHKQNQLLSAPPPPLSTPGPCCTARPGPPGAPAAADPPAVYTNLSGFNPAGPLSPSGSAYSAASAPPPPPPPPPGLAFGAAGLGSGRLPPARSLEEPQTVPEVPPSAGGEGGSSAPTPPSLSPLDAESQERLKAERKRLRNRIAASKCRRRKLERIARLEEKVKALKGQNAELAATANLLRAQVTQLQGRVRSHLSSGCHINAAGHPPPPAAAASQPREVPPEAAAAPETSAC; from the coding sequence ATGTCTGAGCATATCCTCTGCAGAGTTCACAGCCCGGGTAGTCTGGAATCGTTAACTCTCCACACCTGCGCTGCCCTGTGCCCGTTTGTCACAGGCGCAGCGCAGGAGCACCTACTCAGTACTGCCGCCAGGCGTGGGCCTTGCTCGCTGTGCTCCCGCGGGACGCACGCCGTGGCTGGAGCATCCTCGGGGAACGCCCACGGGAATCCCCTAGTCCCAAGCGAAGCTCCTGGCAGCGCCTCCTCTCCTGTACCGCAGTCGCGGGGTGAGTTTTCAGAGAGAAGCAGCGCAGGCTCGCAACAGACCCTCAACCGGAGCAACACCGGGAAGCCCTTTCGCGCAAGCCTGGCGGGCGGGGAGAAGAGCGCAGAGACCGGCAGAGGCGGCGGGGAGGCGGTGGCAGGGCGGGCAGTCGGTGGGCCTGGGGCGTGGTGTGTGGCCGGCAGCACCGGGAGGCAGCTCAGTCCCCGCCGCCAGCGGAGGGCGGCAGGCTCCGCAGACGAGGTGCCCAGCGCGGCCCGCTCCGCAACGGAGCCGCCGCTGCCGGCCGGCGAGGACGGCAGCATGAGCGGCGGGCGCAGTGCGCGATCCGCCGTGAAGATGGAGGCGCCGTTTTACCCCGAGGAAGGACTGGAACTGCTCCCCGACTTTGTGGCGCTGCCGGGTTTTGGTACAGCGGGCGGACCTGGAGCCGatgcagcggcggcggcagcggggcAGAAGCTACTGCTGGGAGCCGGGAAGAAACGGGACCTGGGGGCCACCACCCCCGCGCCGCTCCCGGGGCCCTTCACCCTTCGCCCGCCCGCCAGCGCCCGCGGCAGCGCGGCGGCTTTGCGCTTGCTGCCACCGCCGGCTGCCGCCGCCCCGCCGCCAGCCACCGGTTCCGCGGAGCCGGCGGCCGGCGgtggggcggcggcggcgacggCCCGCAGTGGCCCAGAGGCCGCGCTGggctcagctgctgagctgccgtTGCTGAAATTACCTCCGGCCGCcgacctggagcagctgctgatcCAGGGGGGCGCAGGGCTGGGGTCCGGTAGCCCGGGGCCAGCGGCGCCCGGGACAGGGAGCGGcggggcagcggcggcagggcCGTTTCTCTACCGGCAGCCGGTGACgcaggagcaggagggtttCGCCGACGGTTTCGTTAAGGCCCTGGCCGACTTGCACAAGCAAAACCAGCTCTTATCGGCACCACCGCCACCGCTTTCCACGCCGGGACCCTGCTGCACCGCCCGTCCGGGGCCGCCAGgagcccccgccgccgccgacCCGCCGGCCGTCTACACCAACTTGAGCGGCTTCAACCCAGCGGGGCCGCTGAGCCCCTCGGGCAGCGCCTACTCTGCCGCctccgccccgccgccgccgccgccgccgccgccgggccTGGCCTTCGGGGCAGCTGGTTTGGGGAGCGGCCGGCTACCTCCGGCGCGGTCCCTGGAGGAGCCGCAGACGGTGCCCGAGGTGCCGCCGTCGGCAGGCGGGGAGGGCGGCAGCAGTGCGCCGACGCCTCCGTCGCTGTCGCCGCTGGACGCGGAGAGCCAGGAGCGGCTGAAGGCGGAGCGCAAGCGGCTGCGGAACCGCATCGCCGCCTCCAAGTGTCGCCGACGGAAGCTGGAGCGCATCGCCCGTCTGGAGGAGAAAGTGAAGGCGCTGAAGGGGCAGAACGCCGAGCTGGCTGCCACCGCCAACCTCCTCCGCGCCCAGgtcacccagctgcagggccgCGTGCGCAGCCATCTCTCCTCCGGCTGCCACATCAATGCCGCCGGGCACCCtccgccccccgccgccgcaGCCTCCCAGCCGCGGGAGGTACCTCCGGAGGCGGCCGCCGCGCCGGAGACCAGCGCCTGCTGA